CGAGTCACGGCGGTGCCGGCGCCGCTGGGACGCGTCGCCGACGCGGACTCGCTGCGGGGGGTCGCGACTGACCTCCGGGAGTCGGGCGGCCGCGGGGGCGACGCCGCGGCGGCCCTGCGGGAGGGTCTGCTCGCGGACCTCGCCTGTCACCCGTCGCTGAAGGCGGGCGACGCGCTCGACCGCGAGACGGCGGGTCGGCTGGTCGAGCGACTCGGCGAGTGCGAGCAGCCGTACGCCTGTCCGCACGGCCGGCCGACGGTGCTGTCGGTCGGGGCGTCGACGCTGGCGGACGGGTTCGAGCGCCACGGCTCGCGGTGATCCTCCGGGGCGACGCCCCGCTCACCACTCCTTGCAGTCGCCGCAGACGTAGTCGCCGTCGTCGCGCCAGCGACGGGTTACCGACTCGCCGCAGGCGTCGCAGGCGGCGCCGTCGGGCGAGTAGTCGTACGTCGGGGTCGCGGGGTCGACGGTGTCTACTGCCTCCGCGTCCGCGCCGGCGTCGGTGTCGGCCTCCGCGTCCGCGTTCGTGTCGGCGTCCGCGTCCAGCTCGGCGCCGGCGAACTCCTCCAGCGATCGGTCTTCGGGCACGGTCGAACCGAGCGCCGCCCGGGGCATAACTCCGGCGCGAGGCGGTCGCGACCCCACGGCCCATGCTCGCGCCGTCGCCGACACATCAACGCTCAAGTCCCCGCGGGTCCGAGCGCCGAGCATGGTAACCGTCATCGACTTCCTCACGCGGCTGGTCACCAGCGTCGTCGACCTGATCGTCATCTTCGTGACGGACGTGGCGCTTCGGGACCCGCTGTCGTTCGTCTCGTTCCTGTTCGGCGCCGCGTTCGTCGGCGGCGCGTCGCTGGTGATGGGCTATCTCGCGCTCGGCGCGCTGGGGTACGAGTTCGGCATCGGCAACCTCGCGGCGAAGAGCCAGCGCGAACGCGCCCGCGGCCAGCGCTGAACCGACCGGCCAGAACGACTTCTCCGCCGTCCTGTTCCGTCCTACTCCGTCGCACGAGCGGCCGCCTCGGCCGCCAGCTCGATCGCCGCGTCGAGATCCGGTCCCAGCGGCGAGCCGATGACCAGCGAGTCGGCGTGCTCCAGCACCGCGGCCATGCGCTCGGCGACCGCGTCGGCGTCGCCGGCCATGCAGAAGGCGTCGACCATCGCGGGCGTGACTAACTCGAACGCCTCCGAAAAGTCGCCGGCGGAGATCCGGTCGCCGATGTCACCCGCCAGGTCGGCGTCGAGCCCGTGGC
This genomic stretch from Halobaculum roseum harbors:
- a CDS encoding DUF7573 domain-containing protein — protein: MPEDRSLEEFAGAELDADADTNADAEADTDAGADAEAVDTVDPATPTYDYSPDGAACDACGESVTRRWRDDGDYVCGDCKEW